The sequence below is a genomic window from Humulus lupulus chromosome 3, drHumLupu1.1, whole genome shotgun sequence.
tccCATAATTGACTTTTCAACCTGAAAAAGTCTTAGGTTTTACACCCGCCAATATGCCCAAAGTTCCCGTTGCAATACGATGAGAAGCTATTCCTCCCGAAACAAAAAGATCATAACCTTCCACGCCCCATGCTGGATTTACCGCTTGTATACacactaataacaatattaataactaaataaaatcatacataataAAGACACTCCCAAAAGCCATTACACTAAATTTACTTCCTCTTATTTTTCCATAAAATCAACAAAGAAATGTAATAGAGAATCCTATAAAACAATCCCCAAGCTACCAAAATAGCCAAATATTCCCACTTATTACTCAGCTCAGTGATCCCTACTTCCTTCAACACATCCAATCCATTCTTCAAACACGTGGTGCTCGTCACATTGAGTCCCACCGCCGTGCTCAGGTTCCCCAACACCACCTCCTTCACGGCGGCCGGTGCATTAGCAAACGGCGTGGCATCGAACATATCCACTCCTCGCTCGAAACACCTTGCCGGGTTTTCGAATTCGCTCCTCATAACAGCCTCGTATGGGTACTTGATCAGAGAAAGGTAATGGAACCAAACCCAGTAATCGGGAATCCGATTCCGGTTGATGAAGAATCCACTCAGGAGGAGGAAGTAGGCGGAGACGGACACCACCACCGTGTACCCGACCAACACGTGAGATACCAACCCGGAGAGGAATACAACTAATGAGTTTCCGGCCCAGAACGAACCTGAGACGATGCAGAGGTAGAAAAGGAAGCCCCGGAGTCCTCCGCCGAGTCCCACTGCCCAAAACGTCGCCGTCGAGAACGCGAGCGAGAGAACCAGTAGGAGTGGGAGGATTGTTATGGCTTGGGAGAGAGCGTAGGAGAGTCTTCGGTACGAGTTGAAGGCGGTTTCTCTGGTGAAGATGAATCGTTCTTGGAGCAAGAGAGGAAGAGACTGACAGCTCGAGAAGTAAGTGGTGGATATGGCGAAAGCGAAGAATCCCATTCGTTCTCTGATCCCTTTTGGAGAATCGTCGAGACGCCAATAAATGGTGGCCAGTAAAAGACCAGTGGTTAAAACAGTGATCAAACGAGTCACGAATAGTTCTGGGGTTCTCCGAGAATTGAGCATCGAACGCTTCGTCAGAACCAGCGTTTCAATCCATATGGGGTTCGCGAATTTTCGGATACCGGAGACTTTTCCGTTGATCGGGCTGCTTATGCTTTCGTTGTTAGATGTTATAAACTTTCCTTTGGAAATGCCCGCCTTTAATGCTTCTTTGAGTAGTGGAACCTGACGATAGTCGGCGCCGGAGCTGGAAAGATTGTTAAACTCCACCAAGCTGGTGATTCCGGTGGGAGAAGCTTCGAGCTCAGAAATCATATCGAGCATGAACTCGACTTGGTTAGCGTTTTCCGGAATCGGGTGGCCGAAAGCAGAGCAAAATTCAGTAAGGTTCGTGGAAGAACCACTGTAAGCTATTTTCCCGCCGGAGAGGAAGATCAAACGGTCGAGCAAGCCAAGAATACGGTAACTCGGTTGGTGTACAGACATAACGACGAGGCTTCCACTCTCGGCGATTCTTCTCAAAACTTTCACCACCATGAACGCACTAGTGGAGTCGAGTCCCGAAGTGGGTTCATCTAGGAACAGAAGAATCGGGTCGTGAATCACGTCGACGCCGATCGAAACTCGTCTCCTCTCTCCGCCGGAGACTCCACGATGGCCCTCGTCGCCGATTATGGTGTTGGCAGCGTTTCGAAGCCCCAACTGATCTATCAAAGACTGAACTCGTGCCTTCTTCTTCGACTTGGGTAGCGACCTCGGAAGCCGGAACTTTGCCGCGAAAGTGAGCGTTTCTTCCACCGTAAGCATCGGGTACAAGAGATCATCTTGCATTACGTACCCAGTAATGGCCTTCGAGAGCCGCGAGTCTACGAACTCTCCGTTCAGAGTTATGGTTCCTTTCAAGCTCTCTTTCTCAATTCTATTAGCGAGAGCATCGATCAATGTCGTTTTTCCCGAACCACTTGCTCCCAACAGTGCCAGAATCTCGCCGTCGTAAGCTTCTCCGGAGATGTTATCCAGAATCGTTTTCTCTTCCGGTGGTACGGACGTGCTCCGCCGGAATACGTTGAACTTGTTCGGACGACGAAGCTTGACACTGTAAGTGAGGTTACTGAAGCAGAGCACAAAGGACAGTGGCCGCTCTGGTTCGTTTCCGGTGACATTACCGGCAATGTCAATGacttgttgttcttcttgtaaAACGATGTCGTTTTTGGGTTGAGACTCAACTAATTCCATTTCCATTTCCATTTCTATATAGATTTCTCTAACAATTAAAACCAAAGTAATGTTACTCTAAAACACATTTATACAAATTGCACTTCACTACAAAACAACTTGAAAAGAAGTTTCCTTTTCTTTAAGTTTTGATTATCATGCATGTACGTACGTATAAATTTAAgaaagttttctttttctttaagttttgattattttatatatataaaataattaattattgtcaCGTGGGTCAGattatatttttctaagttttgattattttatatatatataaaataactaATTATTGTCACGTGGGTCAAATTATATTGTGAAATAAGGTGGTAACGTATACGTATAAACTTAAGAAAGTTTTCTTTTTGATGGGTTTTGGTGATTAGCTTGGTTCCAAAATGTACATTATGATGATTGTTATTAGAAGGAAATGGAAAAATAAGAAGACAAAAGAATAGCTATTGAATTTACAAGATAATATAGTTATCGTAAATGTGAAACCTAGCAATTTCCATATATAAAATTATGTGATGTTTGATGTCAAAACATCATATTAAGCAAACCAATTATATGTAAAAGCTTAGTTAGTTTGAAACTACAAATAGAACCAGCCAAAGAAAGTTACACATAGGATGCACATTTTTTCCATGGGGACGGGCCCGAGTTTGGGGTGAGGAATCCCCGTCTAAATGAGGAACAGAGATAATTTTCAATTCTTGAATGTTATATGGGGTGGGGATGGAGATAACACTTCCCGCCCCGACAGGGTcccgtttaaatttttatatatttttttatgtgttattatagtatagtagtaatttttttttaatattttaaattttatttaggataatgtatactattttaaataataattattgtgaaatattttaatttacatataatttatgacttttattttaaaatttattttttaaataaatgggttcacCGTGGGTTCCCTGCCCCCCAATAGGGGATTCCTCACCCCCGCCCTTGATGAGGAATAAGCAGGGATGGGGCGGAGACgggattaaaaatataaatggggaTAGGGATGGGGAACACTACCTGCCAATTCCCCACTCCGTATGCATTACtagttatatataaaataatttatttgctTAAATAAGGAAAAGCTAATTTAAAGAGCTTGCGGTTAAGGTAACGACTTCGGGCATGGCCAGTTCCCATAGTatgacgggcggtgtgtacaaggCCCAGGAACGAATTCATCGCCACATGGCTGACCGACGATTACTAGCGATTCCGGCTTTATGTAGGCGAGTTGCAGCCTACAATCCGAACTGAGGACGGGTTTTTGGAGTTACGCACCCTCACGGAATCGCGACCCTTTGTCCCGGCCATTGTAGCACGTGTGTCGCCCAAGGCATAAGGGGCATGATGACTTGATGTGATCCTCACCTTCCTCCGGCTTATCAGTTACACTTGAGAAAGGGATAATTGGAGATCAAATATTGGCTGGTTTAGTCATATAAAAATTAAAGAGTTAATCTAAAATTAATATCTAATTATTTTAAAGGATACTCTAGAAGAAAATATAAATGATGAGAGGCTATGCACACCATTCTGAATGTATTTAATGTGTAACAAATATAAGAGGATGAAAAAATAGTTGTAGTAATTCTTATAAGAGAGAATATAAAATCCTGTAAAAtaagttttatattttttttacactGCGTTTTGCCTCTTTATCTGTTTGAATTTtgtgtattttgtaaaataatttaagtaatcTCTATatttga
It includes:
- the LOC133821844 gene encoding ABC transporter G family member 6-like translates to MEMEMELVESQPKNDIVLQEEQQVIDIAGNVTGNEPERPLSFVLCFSNLTYSVKLRRPNKFNVFRRSTSVPPEEKTILDNISGEAYDGEILALLGASGSGKTTLIDALANRIEKESLKGTITLNGEFVDSRLSKAITGYVMQDDLLYPMLTVEETLTFAAKFRLPRSLPKSKKKARVQSLIDQLGLRNAANTIIGDEGHRGVSGGERRRVSIGVDVIHDPILLFLDEPTSGLDSTSAFMVVKVLRRIAESGSLVVMSVHQPSYRILGLLDRLIFLSGGKIAYSGSSTNLTEFCSAFGHPIPENANQVEFMLDMISELEASPTGITSLVEFNNLSSSGADYRQVPLLKEALKAGISKGKFITSNNESISSPINGKVSGIRKFANPIWIETLVLTKRSMLNSRRTPELFVTRLITVLTTGLLLATIYWRLDDSPKGIRERMGFFAFAISTTYFSSCQSLPLLLQERFIFTRETAFNSYRRLSYALSQAITILPLLLVLSLAFSTATFWAVGLGGGLRGFLFYLCIVSGSFWAGNSLVVFLSGLVSHVLVGYTVVVSVSAYFLLLSGFFINRNRIPDYWVWFHYLSLIKYPYEAVMRSEFENPARCFERGVDMFDATPFANAPAAVKEVVLGNLSTAVGLNVTSTTCLKNGLDVLKEVGITELSNKWEYLAILVAWGLFYRILYYISLLILWKNKRK